A window from Capricornis sumatraensis isolate serow.1 chromosome 5, serow.2, whole genome shotgun sequence encodes these proteins:
- the LOC138079860 gene encoding serine protease 1-like: MQTFIFLALLGAAVAFPVDDDDKIVGGYTCGANTVPYQVSLNSGYHFCGGSLINSQWVVSAAHCYKSGIQVRLGEDNINVVEGNEQFISASKSIVHPSYNSNTLNNDIMLIKLKSAASLNSRVASVSLPTSCASAGTQCLISGWGNTKSSGSNYPDVLQCLKAPILSDSSCKSAYPGQITSNMFCAGYLEGGKDSCQGDSGGPVVCSGKLQGIVSWGYGCAQKNKPGVYTKVCNYVSWIQQTIASN; the protein is encoded by the exons ATGCAGACCTTCATCTTTCTGGCTCTCTTGGGAGCCGCTG TTGCTTTCCCCGTGGACGATGATGACAAGATCGTGGGCGGCTACACCTGTGGGGCAAATACTGTCCCCTACCAAGTGTCCCTGAACTCTGGCTACCACTTCTGCGGGGGCTCCCTCATCAACAGCCAGTGGGTGGTGTCTGCGGCTCACTGCTACAAGTC CGGAATCCAAGTGCGTCTGGGAGAAGACAACATTAACGTCGTTGAGGGCAATGAGCAATTCATCAGCGCATCCAAGAGCATCGTCCATCCCAGCTACAACTCAAACACCTTAAACAACGACATCATGCTGATTAAACTGAAATCAGCTGCCAGTCTCAACAGCCGAGTAGCCTCTGTCTCTCTGCCAACATCCTGTGCCTCTGCTGGCACCCAGTGTCTCATCTCTGGCTGGGGCAACACCAAGAGCAGCGGCAGTAA CTACCCTGATGTTCTGCAGTGTCTGAAGGCCCCCATCCTATCTGACAGCTCTTGCAAAAGTGCCTACCCAGGCCAGATCACCAGCAACATGTTCTGTGCGGGCTACCTGGAGGGCGGAAAGGACTCCTGCCAG GGTGACTCTGGTGGCCCTGTGGTCTGCAGTGGAAAGCTTCAGGGCATTGTCTCCTGGGGCTATGGCTGTGCTCAGAAAAACAAGCCTGGTGTCTACACCAAGGTCTGCAACTACGTGAGCTGGATTCAGCAGACCATCGCTTCCAACTAA